The following coding sequences lie in one Lolium perenne isolate Kyuss_39 chromosome 2, Kyuss_2.0, whole genome shotgun sequence genomic window:
- the LOC139835514 gene encoding uncharacterized protein, which yields MEATIPALLRSLLGVPGFAAAKADLVASKAKTEADEAKAKAAGVEELQKKLKDATAALDEHKAAQASREEGILKRLKTQSRRTFVQTNQDFDLTNPVDDPVLDALSYLELHGSEIREGVSNANAVLSALFPYFFPKKEEPATFLNLAKMFNTPEDLGLKMRQENMKVAVENTVALVADSRQTIDWMKVGDTEQIEQSRWKSLIKAAKPNTKKILAYLGIKPASTPSSSRPEV from the exons aTGGAGGCTACAATTCCTGCACTGTTGAGgagcttgcttggtgttccgggcttcgcaGCTGCA aaagcggacctcgttgctagcaaagccaagaccgaagctgatgaagccaaggcgaaagctgctggtgtcgaggaactgcagaaaaagcttaaggatgctacagctgctttagatgagcacaaagctgcgcaagcttctcgtgaagaaggaatcctcaagcgcctgaagactcagagtcgccgtactttcg tccaaacaaaccaggattttgacctgacgaatcctgtcgatgatccggtccttgacgcactttcctatctggagcttcatgggtccgagattcgtgaaggtgtatcgaatgctaatgcagtattgtcggcattgttcccctacttcttcccgaagaaggaggagcctgcgactttcctcaaccttgccaagatgttcaatacaccggaagaccttggactgaagatgcgccaagagaatatgaaggttgccgttgaaaacactgtcgccttggttgctgacagtcgacagactatcgactggatgaaagttggcgacaccgagcaaatagaacaatcaaggtggaagtcgctgatcaaggcggccaagcccaacacgaagaagatcttggcctatctcgggattaagccagcgtcgactcctagctcgtcaaggccggaggtctag